From the genome of Azospirillum baldaniorum:
GTGGCCTTTGATTCGACGGACCCGCTGACCGCCTGCTCCTTCTGCACCCATCTGGTGGAGGTGGAGGTCCATGCCGAGAACGGGGCGGCGCCCGTCCAGTTCGTCCGGCTCTACGACCGCGACGCCGACGGCATCCTTTGCCGCCGCCATCACGGCACCCTGCACGCGGTGGCCCGGCAGTTGCGGTGCGAGGACGGCGTGCCCTTCCCCATCCTGCCGGCCATCGCCGCCAAAACGGCGGCTTTCACGACGGTGGCATTCAACGCCGCGATCCCGCCGCGCCCGCTCTGAGCAAGCGGACGCGGACGGAAGCACCAATCGTTATGGCGTGTGCCCGTTACGGCATGTACTGGCCGCCGTTGACGTCGAGAACCTGCCCGGTGATGTAGCCGCTGCAGGTGTGCGACGCGAAGAACAGGAAGGTCGGGGCGCACTCTTCCGGACGGCCGAAGCGGCCCATCGGGAAACCGGAGCCGATGCGGGCCTTGGTGTCCTCGTCCTTGTCGGCGTGGAAGGCTGTGTCGAAGGTGCCCGGCGAGACCATGTTGAAGCGGATGCCGTCCTTGGTGTGGAAGGCCACCCAGTTCTTCTGGATGTTGTGCAGCCACGCCTTGGCCGCGCCGTACAGGCCGGCGCCCGGACCGCCGCCGGTGTAGCCGGCGACCGAACCGACCGAGATCACCGAAGAGGTGGTGCCGTTCTGCGACGCCGCAGCCTTCAGGTGCGGCAGCGCGTGCTTGGTCACCATCAGTGCGGAGCGGGAGTTCAGGTCGGTCACCGCGTCGAAGAAGGCGTCGTCGATCTCCGGCAGCGGCTTGCGGGCGACCAGACCGCCCGCGTTGTTGATGAGCACGTCGATGCCGCCGAAGCGCTCGACGAAGGCCTCGACGAGCGTGCCGCACGCCGCGCTGTCCGACACGTCGGCCTGGAGGAAGACGACCTCGCCACCCAGCCCGTTCAGACGGGCCAGCGTGGCCTCCAGGTCCGCCGGAATGCGACGGCCGTTCATGGCGACCTTGGCGCCGGCGCGGGCGAACGCCTCCACCGCCGCGAGGCCGATGCCCTGCGTGGAACCGGTGATCAGAACGCGCTTGCCCTTCAGATCGTCAAACATTCCTTGCCTCTCGTGTCTTGGTGTCGTTTTGGCCCGGCTCAATCGGCCAGGCGAGGTTCCGGCAGTCCCTGGGCGCCGGGATCGAACATCAGGACGCGTCCGCCATGCGGGTCCTCGGCGAGGTCCGCCGGCCCGCGGCTGAGCGAGGTGACCAGCATCGTCCGCAGGTCCGGCCCGCCGAAGGCGCACATGGTCGGCTTGCGCATCGGCACCTCGATCCGGCGGTCGAGGTCGCCGTTCGGGGTGAAACGCTT
Proteins encoded in this window:
- a CDS encoding SDR family NAD(P)-dependent oxidoreductase, which gives rise to MFDDLKGKRVLITGSTQGIGLAAVEAFARAGAKVAMNGRRIPADLEATLARLNGLGGEVVFLQADVSDSAACGTLVEAFVERFGGIDVLINNAGGLVARKPLPEIDDAFFDAVTDLNSRSALMVTKHALPHLKAAASQNGTTSSVISVGSVAGYTGGGPGAGLYGAAKAWLHNIQKNWVAFHTKDGIRFNMVSPGTFDTAFHADKDEDTKARIGSGFPMGRFGRPEECAPTFLFFASHTCSGYITGQVLDVNGGQYMP